From Drosophila santomea strain STO CAGO 1482 chromosome 2R, Prin_Dsan_1.1, whole genome shotgun sequence:
ATCTAGTTAATGCCCCACCGTCACTCGGCCGGCCATTCGCTTCTgcaaattaattcaattaaatggaAGCGTGCAAGCGCTGTCCTGCAGGCCAATGAAATTGTAAACCCACACTCACTACCCTCCCTATTCATACCCCAGGCCCTCTACACGGCTCTCCACCGGCTAAAGGAGGTGGTGCTCATCACGGACGACTTGCTGCGGATTCAGTACGCGAACCGTGCCACCGAGAGGCTGCTCAACATGCGGCTGGTAAGTGGGTCTGTGTGGGCGGGTGGATTGTTTGCGATTGCGGCATTAATGAGATTTCCGCGTTGGACAACAGGACGAGATCATTAGCAAGCAGCTGGAGGACATATTTGTGTCGGACCTCTCCACCATCAGCGAGCAGTGCAAGAACATCAAGGAGTTCGACGGCATCCTGACGGTGCGACGCAAGAGCCAGGAGGGCATACCCATGCACGTGCGCGTCGTGCCGGTGGCCTGCATAGGCAGGTGAGTGACCATTCGTCCTCCACTCCAATCGTCCGCTAGCCACCGAGTGAGTCTAATTGGCAATTTTGTACGAACAGCGCACCCACGCACCTGATTTTCAACTTTGATGTGCCCGGCGGGCAGATGGACTTCATAGCCACGCTGCCGCAGCCCAAAGAGGCGCCTCGGGGCTCCCTGCACTCGGTGCGGCGCTGCAGCTTTGATGTCCGCTCCATCGCCTCGGACGGATTGAGAAGAACGAGCCTGGCCAAGCTGACGTCGCTGCCACTGGAGGCACCCATCACTAAAGTATGACTCCGCTTCCGCACTTGGGTTGTGGCTGCAGCACGTTGCAACTTTGGGAGGGCTTTTGGGATTGCCTAAATTGCTAAATTGCCGTCcgtgcctgtgcctgtgcctgtgcctgtgtCCGTCCGTGCtccgtctgtgtgtgtgtgtcctggTGTCCTGGTGTTCTGGTGTTCTGGTGTCCTGTCATGCCCCGTAGCATAtgcagcaatagcaacagcagcagcagcaactgcagcagcgacagcaaTAACATTAGCAACAATATTTgcacaagcacaagcacacagACCATCCACACCCGCACCCCCCGACACAGGCACCGACACACAGTGAGATCCAAAGGCAAATGCATTTACCGGATTGGAGTGGTGCTGACTTTGGCCATCGGTGTTTGTCCATGCGAGGGCCACGGGAAGACAGCAAGCTCTCTGCTTTTAATTATCAAATTAACCAATCCTATTTCCGCTATCGAATCGAAGGGGTCTGAAACACAGCTTTGTGACAAGTGGCGCCCGAACAGCAGCTTTGTTACCagtggcgcccgaacagggactaGTCTGTCTATTAAAGATTTGCAAGCAAGAAAGCACACTCCAAGCTAGTCAAATGTATTTGATGTAAAAGAACCGACATTGCCTCACTGTTCACCCATTTGAGCTCCTAATTTGTCATATACGTAATGCCTACTAATCCCAAAAATTCAACAGTAACAGCACATCTAAGCCACCATGTTCTTACATTGATTCTCTTTTTATCTCTTAATTGTTATGTTctcttttttacttttatgtTTTGTGTACTCGAACAATGAACCAActcataaaaaatattacaaatgtACCAAACTGTTCGTTCGCACGTTCGCTCGCTCGCTCGATTTGCTCGCTGTGCGTCGctaaccaaaataaaaaaaataaaccaaatgtACAAATCtcaaaaccaacaaacacaaccgaaaaaaaaccaaaatcgaaaacaaaaacaaaaacaaaaaacaaaccaaacgCAACCACTGCGCACTCGCACATTAGATAATCAATTTACTATCACAAGTACAGGAGAATTGTTCGGCCGATGAGGCGCGTCTCATAGACAAGGTCTTGGAGTTCCTGAAGCGCGAAGGACTCTACAGTCCGCAAATGAAGGAGATACGAACCGACGATCCCATAGCCACCGATCTAATCGGTGCCCTGCTCACGGTAAGTGCCACATCTCCAACCCATGGGGTATGCATCTAACTCGAATTGGCTTTTCCAGGGTCCCAGCGTGTACTCATCGCGCCGCAGCTCGAATGACTCCATCATACGCACTGGCAGCTCCACGAGAACCGCTGCCATTGTGCCCGCCAAAATGAAGGTGGGTATTCCATTCAGATCAGTCTACTAGTATCTAGAAGGTAACAAACTACGTTGTCTTGCAGTCCAATCCCATCATCATGGAACTACTTGACGAATCTCTCAGCTGGGACtttgatattttcaaattGGAGGAGATCACCGACTACCACCCGCTGCTCTACCTGGGCATGGAGATGTTCCGCCGCTTCGACGTCTTTGCCACCCTGAACATCGATGAGAACGTGTGCAAGGCCTGGCTGGCAGTGATCGAGGCCCACTACCGCAAGAGCAACACATATCACAACAGCACCCATGCCGCGGATGTGATGCAGGTGCGTTCCTGCTAGCTGATCCTTGCCAGAACAAtcttataatatattaaaccTCTGTCCTCATAGGCCACTGGCGCTTTTATCACCCAACTGACCAACAAGGATATGCTGGTGATGGATCGCATGGAGGAGGCGACCGCTTTgatcgccgccgccgcccacgACGTGGATCATCCTGGTCGCTCATCCGCCTTCCTGTGCAACTCGAACGACGCCCTGGCCGTACTGTACAATGACCTGACCGTGCTGGAGAACCATCACGCGGCAATCACCTTTAAGCTAACACTGGGTTAGTGTTTTCCTAACAATTGATAAGCACATAAGTCAGTTAGATTTACTGAAATACTTCCATACTTGCAGGCGACGATAAGATCAACATTTTCAAGAACCTGGACAAGGAGACGTACAAGTCGGCCCGCAGCACCATCATCGACATGATCCTGGCCACCGAGATGACCCGCCACTTTGAGCACCTGGCCAAGTTCGTGAGCGTCTTTGGCGGCGAGGAGCCACGTGATGTAAGTCCCCCTATTTCACTCTATATTGAACAGCAGCTAATTCGTATTTTTTCATCACTAGCACAATCCACAGACGGATGAGGAGACGTCCATACTCATGCGTCGCATGCTGATCAAGGTGGCCGATGTGAGCAACCCCGCCAGGCCGATGCAGTTCTGCATCGAGTGGGCACGCCGCATAGCCGAGGAGTACTTCATGCAGACGGACGAGGAGAAGCAGCGCCACCTGCCCATCGTGATGCCGATGTTCGATCGGGCCACCTGCAGCATACCAAAGAGCCAGATCGGCTTCATCGAATACATCATACAGGACATGATGCACGCCTGGGAGAGTGAGTTCGTGCTGGCAGATCCTGCAGAGCAGCAACTAATGGCTAACATCCTTTGCAGGCTTCATCGACATGCCGCAGCTGATCACCTACATGCAGATCAACTACTCGCAGTGGAAGAAGTACGACGAGCAGGGCGTCAACACGCTGGCGGAGATCATGGCCAAGCAGCCACCGGTGGGCAAGATGGCCAACTCCAAATAGCATACGGCCTTCCGGAGATTGTTCTCGGGTCTACTGAAGCCACTGCCGGCCCACGCGCCAGGTACCTCCACGATTGGCGAGAACGAGATGGAGGACGTGCTCTAGTGACGGCGTCGAAGGTCCTGCGACGTCTGACTCCGGACCCGCAGTCTCTCGGCCTAATCCTGAATCCACTGAAGTCGCAGCCCACCCGAGTCCAACCGCTCCCTGGACTGCCCCACCACACTTATCTCTGAACGGACCAACGGACTGGGGGCGGGGTCACGGAGTGGGTTTGATTGGCTGGCTAACGAAGTGGTGCCCCTTCTGAGCGGTGTCACAAATGCGGTATCATGCAAAGCAAAACTAACTAAGGCAAACAAGTAAACAATTATTGGGCTGGactcaaaattaaatgtttaagaTGCATCACAAGAAGCGAACTTTCTatttctatataaatatacatatacatatataccatgtgagtctgtgtgtgcgtgagtgtgtaTGTCCCTCCATCCCCAtataaatgtgtatgtgtttaGGCTAACGAAAGCGGACTAGCAGACCAGCATGCTTTGCTAGCAAGCTAGCATGCTGGCATGAAGTCCCACAGCATATGGACCAGATCATATGGCGTGCGCTCCACTGTACCTGGCAACGGTATAATGTATAACAGTATAACGGTTTTGGCGACCCTATAGCGGTACTACCGAACCAAGTGTTACAAGCACGTAGTTCTCTCCCATCATGAAGACAATCTCTGTTGAATACTGCAAGGCCAAGTAAATATAGTTTAATTGCTGTCCAAGTCAGAATCGTGATCGGATTCGGACTaggattcggattcggattcggatttgaatttgaatttggatTCGGGTTCGGAACGAGTACAAGGCCATAGCTAGACGAAGACTATACATACTAGATACATATGCACATGCGGCATACATAGGCAAGcagaatacatatatactactATCACTAGCGACTAGCTATTTAGCTAACCAGCTAACAACTACAAGTAAAACTGAAACAAACTAATTCGAATCCACTCTTGAGACATATGAAATCCTATGGGGCCCCTTTTACTACCTAATTATCTAGTTACCTATTTTCCTAACTGAAGCAAAACGCGAAATGATGAGCTATCCAAACTAATACTATTAATGTTGTTTAGCTTTCTAAGCATACGGTATGAGAAATCAAACTAAACGCAAATGTTTACCAATTAAGTGAAATCCTTTTTGAAATCTTTTTATCTAATTGACTGAACAaattacatatacatatataaagcaGATCTATTAATACGAGTTGATAATACGTTCTTGTTATAACTAAACgatgaatgaaatgaaattgaaaatgaaagcaaaataatatatacaatatacatacatatatacaatttatacaaCTTTTACGAagcatattatatatatttatatatgtcaTACGATATCGGCATTCATTCGCAGAGTTACAGTAATTTGTATGTGTTACCAGGTGTTAAATCCGTGCTTCAGAATGTTTTGATAGAAGTTATATACACGCCCCCCCAGTCCCCCTTTCCATCTCCTCAACTTTGTGGCAAGGTTCCCACCCACCAACCCACATTTTCCGCTCCCACACTTCGTATCACCACTACTGATCGCATTGAATCGGAAAATTCACCCAAACAGGCAAACTAAAAAACTGAGCGATAGGagaatataaatgtatttgcaaattcaatgttgttaatatgtgtgtgtttcaaTTGAATGTATTGGATTAAATCGCGTGAGTTACAAACGCGCTAAAGttgaataaataaagcaaaagcTGATCGTAATGTGGAATGCTAAGTAAAGTAAAATGCGAAAACAATTTACACGTTATgaagaatatacatatatgtatacatataatatttatagataCGGTACTACTACATGTTTCTGAACACAAAAAATGATAAATCTTTACATACaactatgtatatttgttaCTACATCTGTTTGCTCCTTGCAGGTTAAGGAATATAAATGTTAAGATTTAGTCAAATTTATTGtaaaaaaccaaacacaacacaacaaaaaaacaaacagaaacacaaacacaaaccagaaacaaaaacaaacgcaaataatacaaataaaaatccagcaaaatggaaattatcTACAAAAGCCAGCTATCGAGAAAGCGAAATTTGGGGTATGGGGTCAAGGTTGTTGGCCAAGTTAGCGAACTTGGCCAATTCTAGCCCAATATACGATTCTATATCTGCCTAACAGCTCCATTAGTATTTCATTCACTCTGTCAATAATGATATATCATCTATTTATTTGATGTGAGCCCAACCCTCTGTGAATGCAAACAACCTGTTTTCAGCAGCTAATGGCTGGCATTCTTCCAACTCGACGACTGCCCAAAAGCGTCTTCTTAATTTCACCTGGCCGCCTCGATCGAAAGGTAAACAAAGCGTGCTTTTTCAGCCCAAAAACTTTCTTTCGGACGTCCCAACAAAGAAAGCCATTCCATCTTACAGCACCATCGATTCAGGCAGCCCAAAATCGTGTCGCATATGTGTAAAAAACGAGTCCGGTTACGCGTTAATTGCATAAtgtcgctttttgttttggcgaTGGATGCGTGATATTGGCTataaacatttacaaattaatattaaaagtaAGAGTGTTGCCATTTCTAAAGCTGTTTCGAAAATGATATTCTCGGACTATACAACTGGAAAAAGAGCATACCTATATAAAAACGAATTGCCACTGAAgggatttattttatataaatataactaGGTTTTTATGCCTTCCGATTTGAGATTCCTTAACGATCGTGTCACGCTGCCATCTCCCAGTCGAGGAAAGAGCCGAGATTCTGCTGCCGATCCATGGGTGTTTCTCGAGCAGCGTTTAATGCGGTTTCAACTGCCGAGCCGATCAGTTCGATCAATCGTTCGCCCACTTGAGCCTTACTCACCCTAGATTGAAGATGCCCCAGTCGAGCTTCTTTGCTAAGAGCGTGCCCTTCGAGCAGATCGACAAGCTGGCCATCAGTGGCGGCTACTCCTCGATCTTCGCCAGCAGCCAGCCATCGGTTCCGGTGGTCGGAAACTGGGAGCAGCGCATCTGTCGCCTGGCGGACACCTTTCAGCCGATCCTGGATCGTGTGTATGACTTCGAGGTCCGGGAGGACGACGTGTGGATTGTCACCCTGCCGAAATGCGGCACCACCTGGATGCAGGAGCTGGCCTGGTTGGTCATCAACGAGTGTGATTTTGAGACGGCCAAGAGCGTGGATCTCACGCATCGATCGCCCTTCCTTGAGTGCGTTCCAAAGCCATCAGCGTAGTTTAGGATAGTGTACTAATCCATCAATCCTCCCCAGGTTCAATGGAGTGGTTCCCAACGTGCCGCACGACACCATCGCCGCAGCGAATGAGCTGCCCTCTCCGCGTCTGATCAAGTCCCATCTGCCCGCCTGGATGCTGCCGCGGCAGATCTGGAGCAAGAGGCCCAAGATAATCTATGTGTACCGCAACCCGAAGGACGCGGCCATCTCGTACTTCCACCACTGGCGCGGAATGGTGGGCTACCAGGGCACCAAGTCGGACTTCATGCACTCCTTCATCGATGGCTATGTGAACTTCACGCCCTGCTGGCCGCATATCCTGGACTTCTGGCAGCTGCGCCACGAGCCCAACATCTTCTTCACCAGCTACGAGCGGATGAAGGGTCAGCTGGGCCAGGTTATTGCGGAGGTGGCCCAGTTCCTGGAGCGCAGTGTCAGCCAGGAGCAGATCCAGCAGATGCAGCGACACCTCTCCTTCGAGAGCATGCGCGACAATCCCGCGTGCAACCACGTCAAGGAGTTCGAGAGCATGAAGGCGGCTGCAGGACGGGAGGTGGAGGAGTTCAGGTAGGTCCTTGGATCTTATCTAGGAGCAGGCTAATCTCGGTATCTCTCAACACACAGGTTCGTTCGCCGCGGAGTCGTGGGCAGCCACAAGGATGAGCTCACCGCCGACATCATCCGGGAATTCGATCTCTGGTCGGACAGCAATCTGCGGGATTTCAAGCTGAACATGGATGACTTTGCCAACTACAGCAAGTTTGCGTCTCTCTAATTGCTTTCGACAAAGTGGCAGAGTGTGTCTTGGATAATATTCGTTAATAGTCTGTAAGCTGCGGTgatataaatgtttaataaataattgcttCCCCTATACTGTATACTGTATACTGTATACTGTATGTAACTTAATGGTTTTATGAGCGAGTTGTTTACGTTCCCGTGGTTGGCACTCCATTATCTACTATGACCGCATTAAGTGGCTCATTATCATTAGCAGCAGCTACTCTCATAAACATGTAGCATTATACATACAATTTATATTCCTATCTTTTCGATGTCAAAGCTACCTTCTTCGATATGAAAACAAAGTTTTCCGTGCATTTGACCTAATATTTCTCTATAtcttccattccattccattccattaaaaacaaatcaaaagaaaacGGCAATAACTACAGAGCAATCTTATCATCGGAATGCCGAAGAGAGAACTGAGCAACTTGAGTAGGCCTTTCTCTTGAATAGTGCCCCAACCAGCCATACACTCAACTATATGCCCCATTCAAACTCAGTAAGCTATCGCCATGGATCGGGTTCAGGTCACGCCGCGGAGCTATCCCACCAACCTCATCGATAAAGACTGGGCGAACCGAAAGCTTTTGTCTAGGGCAGACTCGGAGCAGTTTCTCGGTTTGGTGCACGATTTGAAGCTCAGAGATGACGACGTTTGGATCGTAACTCTGCCGAAATGTGGAACCACTTGGATGCAGGAGTTACTTTGGTTGCTGCTCAACAATTGCGACTTCCAGGGCGCATTGGCCAAGGATCAGGAGCTACGAACTCCGTTTCTCGAGTGGGTATATCGCTATCGATGaatgtgtatatatacttACACCTCTATGTCTACCAGGTTCAAATACTTCATTTTTAGAGACCTGAACCGCGCATTCGAGCCTATTGAGGAAATAAAATCCCCACGACTTATTAAGTCGCACCTTCCGCTGGCTCTCCTGCCCTCGAAGCTTTGGGAAGGAAACCACAAAGTGATCTATGTGTTCCGAAGCCCTCTGGACTCCTGTGTGTCGCGGTATTACCACGGGGTAACTTTTGGTTTTCACTACGGGAAGTCACTGCACGAGTTCTTCGATGAGATGTTGGCCACGGATGACTTCGCAACGGAGTTCATTGAACATGCACATGAGTTCTACCTGCTGAGAAACGAGCCTTGGGTCTTCTATACCAGCTTTGAAATGATGAAGAAAGATCTGCCAGGAGTGATCAATGATGTCTCCAGGTTTCTGGATAAACCCATCAACGATCAGCAAATGGAGCAACTGCTGAAGCATTTGTCTTTCGCTGAAATGAAAAGTTGGAAGAGTATACGGAAACATTGATCTAATGAAGCTAATGATGTTGCCTTTCAGAAAATCCCACAACGAATCATCTGTGGGAGTTGTCCCAGTCTCAACACAAAAACGCTGGGAAAGAGACGCATTCGTAAGATAAAGTCTCATAGTTTTCTGAATAACTATTCACTTGTAATCTTCCAGATTCGTGAGACGTGGGGCTGTCAATGGCTACAAGGACGAACTGAAACCCGAGCAAATTGAGAAGGCGAATGCCCGCATACAAGCGGTTCTTGCGAAGAACGGAGTGACTTTGGACGAACTCCTGCTCCTAAATGGTCCGCAAGATAAGCATTTAGATAAGTGAATATAAAACTATAATTCTGCGGAAAGAATAAAGATAGTGTAATGTTTGGAGTGCTTAGAAGCAGATAACAGAGAGAGAGCTAATAAAGCTTGGTCTAGCTGAATAAAAACACCTCGTTATGTGAATGTTTATCTAAAGATTCGTTTtaattgatataaaatatgtagagTCGAATATTTAAGGCACACGTAGACATAAACTAACTAACACTGAAGGCGGTACAAAAGGATTCAGCCCTAGGCGGTGGAGGTCTCCACCTTCCTGGCGTTGTCCTCC
This genomic window contains:
- the LOC120446730 gene encoding amine sulfotransferase, which encodes MPQSSFFAKSVPFEQIDKLAISGGYSSIFASSQPSVPVVGNWEQRICRLADTFQPILDRVYDFEVREDDVWIVTLPKCGTTWMQELAWLVINECDFETAKSVDLTHRSPFLEFNGVVPNVPHDTIAAANELPSPRLIKSHLPAWMLPRQIWSKRPKIIYVYRNPKDAAISYFHHWRGMVGYQGTKSDFMHSFIDGYVNFTPCWPHILDFWQLRHEPNIFFTSYERMKGQLGQVIAEVAQFLERSVSQEQIQQMQRHLSFESMRDNPACNHVKEFESMKAAAGREVEEFRFVRRGVVGSHKDELTADIIREFDLWSDSNLRDFKLNMDDFANYSKFASL
- the LOC120445935 gene encoding LOW QUALITY PROTEIN: uncharacterized protein LOC120445935 (The sequence of the model RefSeq protein was modified relative to this genomic sequence to represent the inferred CDS: inserted 3 bases in 2 codons; deleted 1 base in 1 codon; substituted 2 bases at 2 genomic stop codons): MDRVQVTPRSYPTNLIDKDWANRKLLSRADSEQFLGLVHDLKLRDDDVWIVTLPKCGTTWMQELLWLLLNNCDFQGALAKDQELRTPFLEFKYFIFRDLNRAFEPIEEIKSPRLIKSHLPLALLPSKLWEGNHKVIYVFRSPLDSCVSRYYHGVTFGFHYGKSLHEFFDEMLATDDFATEFIEHAHEFYLLRNEPWVFYTSFEMMKKDLPGVINDVSRFLDKPINDQQMEQLLKHLSFAEMKKNPTTNHLWELSQSQHKNAGKETHSFVRRGAVNGYKDELKPEQIEKANARIQAVLAKNGVTLDELLLLNGPQDKPCIWLCTQHSXNSEAITHRNGPKAHQHQCSSALAGCVCVVXKXCVKVVKAESRGRTGPILMLMQGSRDXPTPPPQREAKIVEQATFIAGRAAREVFTVLWERRISQEVNRGSHSMSAPHSLPVTSRLLLLVVTLLFCPVQAHLSKRSYSDQSVHGYMTERTCWWNEVCKEEFQSLFRCKCPQFSYCRSPGRYYNAYCSMTDTGYIWTQPNWDWGA